One Mycolicibacterium parafortuitum DNA segment encodes these proteins:
- a CDS encoding SDR family oxidoreductase produces the protein MTEHEDGITGKVVAITGASSGIGAATARRLAARGARLVLGARRVDRLDALADELRAAGAQVVVTATDVTRAADLDALVAAAVAEYGRLDVLVGNAGIAATGPIADGDVADWMAMVDVNLRGVLHGFASATPVFRRQGRGHFVTTVSTSGLKIVPGQGVYAATKNAVRTVMEALRQESTDGVIRTTSISPGFVNTELDASVTDPELRRRVRADMDAFGLDPDAVARAVAFVIEQPDGVEIGDLTIRPTVQG, from the coding sequence ATGACCGAGCACGAGGACGGCATCACCGGAAAGGTCGTCGCGATCACCGGCGCGAGCAGCGGGATCGGGGCGGCGACGGCCCGCCGGCTGGCGGCGCGCGGCGCGCGGCTCGTGCTCGGAGCGCGCCGGGTGGATCGGCTGGATGCGCTCGCCGACGAGTTGCGCGCGGCCGGGGCGCAGGTCGTCGTCACCGCGACCGACGTCACCCGGGCCGCGGACCTGGACGCGCTCGTCGCCGCCGCCGTCGCCGAGTACGGGCGCCTCGACGTCCTGGTCGGCAATGCCGGGATCGCGGCGACCGGCCCGATCGCCGACGGCGACGTCGCGGACTGGATGGCGATGGTCGACGTCAACCTGCGTGGCGTTCTGCACGGGTTCGCCTCGGCGACACCGGTTTTCCGGCGTCAGGGGCGCGGCCATTTCGTGACCACGGTGTCGACGTCGGGGCTGAAGATCGTGCCGGGCCAGGGGGTGTACGCCGCGACGAAGAACGCGGTCCGCACGGTGATGGAGGCGCTGCGGCAGGAGTCGACCGACGGCGTCATCCGCACGACGTCGATCTCTCCGGGTTTTGTGAACACCGAGCTCGACGCGTCTGTCACCGATCCCGAATTGCGCAGGCGGGTCCGGGCCGACATGGACGCGTTCGGCCTGGACCCGGACGCGGTGGCCCGCGCCGTCGCGTTCGTCATCGAGCAGCCCGACGGCGTGGAGATCGGCGATCTGACGATCCGCCCGACCGTCCAGGGCTGA
- a CDS encoding esterase family protein yields MRFTEKWRGSARATMRRVAIAALAAVALPGLIGVAGNSATAGAFSRPGLPVEYLDIFSPSMNRDIRIQFQGGGPNAVYLLDGLRAQEDYNGWDINTPAFEWFYQSGLSTIMPVGGQSSFYSDWYQPSRGNGQNYTYKWETFLTQELPAWLEANRGVSRTGNAVVGLSMAGSAALTYAIHHPQQFIYAGSLSGFLNPSEGWWPMLIGLAMNDAGGFNAESMWGPSSDPAWKRNDPMVNINQLVANNTRIWVYCGTGTPSDLDTGTPGQNLMAAQFLEGFTLRTNIAFRDNYIAAGGTNGVFNFPPAGTHSWGYWGQQLQQMKPDIQRVLGAQATA; encoded by the coding sequence ATGAGGTTCACAGAGAAGTGGCGGGGTTCCGCACGGGCCACGATGCGCCGAGTGGCGATTGCCGCGCTGGCCGCCGTTGCACTGCCCGGGTTGATCGGCGTTGCCGGCAACTCGGCGACGGCGGGGGCGTTCTCCCGACCCGGCCTTCCCGTCGAATATTTGGACATCTTCTCCCCGTCGATGAACCGCGACATCCGTATCCAGTTCCAGGGCGGCGGGCCGAACGCGGTCTACCTGCTCGACGGTTTGCGGGCGCAGGAGGACTACAACGGCTGGGACATCAACACCCCGGCGTTCGAGTGGTTCTACCAGTCCGGTCTGTCGACGATCATGCCCGTCGGCGGCCAGTCGAGCTTCTACAGCGACTGGTACCAGCCCTCACGCGGCAACGGGCAGAACTACACCTACAAGTGGGAGACGTTCCTGACCCAGGAGCTGCCCGCATGGCTGGAGGCCAACCGCGGCGTGTCCCGGACCGGCAATGCGGTCGTGGGTCTGTCGATGGCCGGTAGCGCCGCACTGACCTACGCGATCCACCATCCGCAGCAGTTCATCTACGCGGGCTCGCTGTCGGGCTTCCTGAACCCGTCCGAGGGCTGGTGGCCGATGCTGATCGGGCTGGCGATGAACGACGCGGGCGGCTTCAACGCCGAGAGCATGTGGGGTCCGTCCTCGGATCCGGCGTGGAAGCGCAACGACCCGATGGTCAACATCAACCAGCTGGTCGCCAACAACACCCGCATCTGGGTGTACTGCGGCACCGGCACCCCGTCTGACCTGGACACCGGAACCCCGGGCCAGAACCTGATGGCCGCGCAGTTCCTCGAAGGGTTCACGCTGCGCACCAACATCGCGTTCCGCGACAACTACATCGCGGCCGGTGGCACCAACGGCGTGTTCAACTTCCCGCCGGCGGGCACCCACAGCTGGGGCTACTGGGGACAGCAGCTGCAGCAGATGAAACCGGACATCCAGCGGGTTCTGGGGGCTCAGGCCACGGCCTAG